The following coding sequences are from one Niveibacterium umoris window:
- a CDS encoding ATP-binding protein, with amino-acid sequence MLKLGLGKYRLIVILITLFLVFDVGVLGMTFVISRQLTADAMSINLAGQHRYLIQKLAKTALLIDQDATQGTFDSNGTSSLNEVKDLIATADRFNAINATFDGGAKLPDMVEDLALTPSQDEQAAALFALVKDLWAPINAEVQALNQPKPGFRPDVGPLLQVLIPNNLNLLSTTNILTSRLEALSAAKAAKLRMVQIAGMVLALANFGFILYSFLGQLRKSDMAVERAQRETADILRTTQEGLFLLDPEFRMGSQTSNALSKILGVEAKPGESFLDLLKPLVTPKTYETAKEYIELLLRHDVKEKLVASLNPLDCIEISTVRQNGAVESRFLQIRFNRVLQDQKVTHLLVTANDITRRVKLERELKDSERRVQDQMGMMVHILQADPRQLQDFLLAATEGLNQINEDLRTASPTTGVSTPRVDAMMRATHRLKGDAAALNLEAVTQSLHGFESLLQELRAQTRRSSDDLLPVAVRVKGLYQEINAIQDVIARIGQVRGVVSVEPPKPAHDPELAAQAFVRQWRGFAQQLAKRHEKQVELSYQGLDLETLNPQLREAVNTMVNQFIRNALVHGVEQPADRKKRGKSEAGHLSVYISNQGDGTLELSFRDDGRGIDPERIRDAVVRSGRFSADTAKVLDARRLTLMIFEPGLSTHEKVDEDAGRGVGLDAVKEMITRLGGRIRIGTTTGEYCHFRVQLPMKAEPRDTTIDDTIKEVA; translated from the coding sequence ATGCTGAAACTGGGTTTGGGCAAGTACCGATTGATCGTCATCCTGATCACGCTGTTTCTGGTGTTCGACGTCGGCGTGCTCGGGATGACTTTCGTGATTTCGCGGCAGCTGACAGCTGATGCCATGTCGATCAACCTCGCGGGTCAGCACCGCTACCTGATCCAGAAGCTGGCGAAGACCGCCTTGCTGATCGATCAGGATGCGACGCAGGGCACCTTCGACAGTAACGGCACCTCCAGCCTGAACGAGGTCAAGGACCTGATCGCGACCGCAGATCGCTTCAACGCGATCAACGCAACCTTCGATGGTGGCGCGAAGCTGCCGGACATGGTCGAGGATCTGGCTCTGACCCCGAGCCAGGACGAGCAGGCGGCCGCACTGTTTGCGCTGGTGAAGGACCTGTGGGCCCCGATCAACGCCGAGGTGCAGGCGCTCAATCAGCCCAAGCCGGGTTTCCGGCCGGATGTCGGGCCGCTGCTGCAGGTGCTGATCCCGAACAACCTGAACCTGCTGAGCACGACGAACATCCTCACCAGCCGGCTTGAAGCGCTGTCGGCCGCGAAGGCCGCGAAGCTGCGCATGGTGCAGATAGCCGGCATGGTGCTGGCGCTCGCGAACTTCGGATTCATCCTGTACAGCTTCCTCGGCCAGCTCCGGAAGAGCGACATGGCGGTGGAGCGCGCGCAGCGCGAGACGGCGGACATTCTGCGCACCACTCAGGAAGGCCTGTTCCTGCTCGACCCCGAATTCCGCATGGGATCGCAGACATCGAACGCGCTCTCGAAGATCCTCGGCGTCGAAGCGAAGCCGGGCGAGAGCTTCCTCGATTTGCTCAAGCCGCTGGTGACGCCGAAGACCTATGAGACTGCCAAGGAGTACATCGAACTCCTGCTGCGCCACGATGTGAAAGAGAAACTGGTCGCCAGCCTCAATCCGCTCGACTGCATCGAGATCAGCACGGTCCGGCAGAACGGCGCCGTCGAATCACGCTTCCTGCAGATCCGCTTCAACCGGGTGCTCCAGGACCAGAAGGTGACGCACCTGCTGGTCACGGCGAACGACATCACCCGCCGCGTGAAGCTCGAGCGCGAACTCAAGGACAGCGAGCGCCGTGTGCAGGACCAGATGGGCATGATGGTGCACATCCTGCAGGCCGACCCTCGCCAGTTGCAGGACTTCCTGCTGGCGGCAACCGAAGGCCTCAACCAGATCAACGAAGACCTGCGTACCGCCAGCCCGACGACCGGCGTCTCGACGCCACGGGTCGACGCGATGATGCGTGCCACGCACCGCCTCAAGGGCGACGCAGCGGCCCTGAACCTCGAAGCCGTGACGCAGTCGCTGCATGGCTTCGAGTCGCTGCTGCAAGAGTTGCGCGCGCAGACGCGCCGCAGCAGCGACGACCTGCTGCCGGTGGCGGTGCGGGTCAAGGGCTTGTATCAGGAGATCAACGCGATCCAGGATGTGATCGCCCGGATCGGCCAGGTGCGGGGTGTGGTCAGCGTCGAGCCGCCGAAGCCTGCTCACGACCCCGAACTTGCGGCGCAGGCCTTTGTGCGGCAGTGGCGCGGGTTTGCGCAACAGCTTGCGAAGCGGCACGAGAAACAGGTGGAACTGAGCTATCAGGGCCTCGACCTCGAGACGCTGAATCCGCAACTGCGCGAAGCGGTGAACACGATGGTCAATCAGTTCATCCGCAATGCGCTGGTGCATGGCGTCGAGCAGCCGGCGGACCGCAAGAAGCGTGGCAAGTCAGAAGCGGGCCATCTCTCCGTGTACATCTCGAATCAGGGCGACGGCACGCTCGAGCTGAGCTTCCGCGACGACGGACGCGGCATCGACCCGGAACGGATACGCGATGCGGTAGTCCGCTCAGGTCGGTTCTCGGCCGACACCGCCAAGGTGCTCGACGCCCGGCGGTTGACGCTGATGATCTTCGAGCCGGGGCTCTCGACCCACGAAAAGGTCGACGAAGACGCCGGCCGTGGCGTCGGCCTCGATGCCGTGAAGGAAATGATTACCCGTCTGGGCGGGCGCATCCGCATCGGCACGACGACCGGCGAGTACTGCCACTTCCGCGTGCAACTGCCGATGAAGGCCGAACCGCGCGACACCACCATCGATGACACGATCAAGGAGGTCGCCTGA
- a CDS encoding response regulator: MALKLMIVDDSNIIRSKITRTLSQHDMEVVATASNGEEAVKRFGEKKPDVVTMDLTMPRMDGLECIRALRKLNPTIRILVVSALADKATAIQALKEGAQGFLCKPFSETDLTEAMEELLGDDANG, encoded by the coding sequence ATGGCTCTCAAACTGATGATCGTGGATGACTCAAACATCATCCGCAGCAAGATCACCCGCACGTTGTCGCAGCACGACATGGAAGTGGTGGCGACCGCCAGCAACGGCGAGGAGGCAGTGAAGCGCTTCGGCGAGAAGAAGCCCGACGTGGTGACGATGGACCTGACGATGCCGCGCATGGACGGGCTCGAATGCATCCGCGCGCTGCGCAAGCTCAACCCGACGATCCGGATCCTGGTGGTGTCGGCGCTGGCCGACAAGGCGACCGCGATCCAGGCGCTGAAGGAGGGTGCGCAGGGCTTTCTCTGCAAGCCTTTCTCGGAAACCGATCTCACCGAGGCGATGGAAGAACTTCTTGGGGACGACGCAAATGGATGA
- a CDS encoding chemotaxis protein CheX: MDEQQLRVFIDIVTQYFERQTGKAPEVGSPYLGEASALPIYDFTGVIGISGERQGCVYVTAHRDLLRQLLLHVGESDVSDTNLCDLVGEVANTISGNARRFFGPDFMISVPVIVSGNAKAIQVPKSVKAYILPLRWHKFEAALVVSLQ, from the coding sequence ATGGATGAGCAACAACTTCGTGTCTTCATCGACATAGTCACCCAGTACTTCGAACGGCAGACCGGCAAGGCGCCGGAAGTCGGCAGCCCCTACCTGGGCGAGGCAAGCGCGCTGCCGATCTACGACTTCACCGGGGTGATCGGCATCTCGGGCGAGCGGCAGGGCTGCGTCTACGTCACCGCACACCGTGACCTGCTGCGCCAGCTCTTGCTGCATGTCGGCGAGTCGGATGTGTCGGACACCAACCTGTGCGATCTCGTCGGCGAGGTGGCCAACACCATCTCCGGCAACGCACGCCGCTTCTTCGGGCCGGATTTCATGATCTCGGTGCCGGTGATCGTGTCGGGCAACGCCAAGGCGATCCAGGTGCCGAAGAGCGTCAAGGCCTACATCCTGCCGCTGCGCTGGCACAAGTTCGAAGCCGCGCTGGTGGTGAGCCTGCAGTGA
- a CDS encoding sulfate ABC transporter substrate-binding protein, translated as MKRLTGWLRGGLAATMLVATLAEADTTLINASSNINQDLFQEYNAAFVRYWRGKTGEAVTIKQTHAQSTNQVARIRNGEEADVVTLAVSLDIDTIASAGLMPTDWQGRLANHSSPFTSTVVFLVRRGNPRQIKDWNDLVRWGINVVTSNPKSSGIARWGHLAAYGYALRQPGGNDTTAKLFLKRLYGNNRVLEYTARGATTAFTKNKIGDVMVTWESEAMQVVAAAPDEYEIVVPSMSIVAEPPVAMVDKMVDKRGTRKLADAYLHYLYSPEAQEMLVKYNYRPADPALAEKYAKRFKPLTLFRVDEVFGSWQSAFKAHFTDGGVLDQVYDPYRNAS; from the coding sequence ATGAAACGTTTGACCGGATGGCTGCGCGGCGGGCTCGCGGCGACCATGCTTGTGGCCACGCTGGCCGAGGCGGATACGACGCTGATCAATGCGTCGTCGAACATCAACCAGGATCTCTTTCAGGAGTACAACGCCGCCTTCGTCCGCTACTGGCGCGGCAAGACCGGCGAAGCGGTGACGATCAAGCAGACGCATGCGCAGTCGACCAACCAGGTGGCGCGGATACGCAATGGCGAGGAAGCCGACGTCGTCACGCTTGCCGTGTCGCTCGACATCGACACCATTGCGTCGGCGGGACTGATGCCGACCGATTGGCAGGGGCGCCTTGCCAACCATTCGTCACCCTTCACCTCGACCGTGGTGTTCCTGGTGCGGCGTGGGAACCCGCGGCAGATCAAGGACTGGAACGACCTGGTGCGTTGGGGCATCAACGTCGTCACCTCGAACCCGAAGAGCTCCGGTATTGCGCGCTGGGGGCACCTTGCTGCCTACGGTTACGCCCTGCGCCAACCGGGTGGCAACGACACCACCGCGAAGCTCTTCCTCAAGCGGCTGTATGGCAACAACCGGGTGCTGGAATACACCGCACGCGGCGCCACCACGGCGTTCACGAAGAACAAGATCGGCGACGTGATGGTGACCTGGGAAAGCGAGGCCATGCAGGTGGTCGCCGCCGCACCGGACGAATACGAGATCGTGGTGCCGAGCATGTCGATCGTGGCCGAACCGCCGGTCGCGATGGTCGACAAGATGGTGGACAAGCGTGGCACCCGCAAGCTCGCCGACGCATACCTGCACTACCTGTATTCGCCGGAAGCGCAAGAGATGCTCGTCAAGTACAACTACCGGCCGGCCGATCCGGCGCTCGCCGAGAAATACGCCAAGCGCTTCAAGCCGCTGACGCTATTCCGGGTCGACGAGGTCTTCGGCAGCTGGCAGTCGGCTTTCAAGGCGCACTTCACGGACGGTGGTGTGCTGGACCAGGTGTATGACCCCTATCGCAATGCGTCCTGA
- the pstS gene encoding phosphate ABC transporter substrate-binding protein PstS, whose amino-acid sequence MNRILQTCLAIVAFAALPGLATAAEVTGAGASSPRQVYLKWAAAYGKASGNTIRYQSIGSGGGVKEVAAKSVDFGASDIPLSESELEKRGLLQFPVLIGAAVPFVNLPGVKEGELRLTGPLLADIFRGRITRWDDPRIKEVNSVSLPSMSIIVVHRDDAAGVSFLLTHYLSKVSEEWRGNQGTGTAVQWPTGLGGKGDEGVATFVGRLPGAIGYAEYGYARAKHLASVSLQNRSGAFVVADEKSLSAAAAAAEWEKSAYGEVLSDQAAPDAWPISGASFVLVQKSSEKVGQTIAVLKFFEWSYANGGKLALESGYVPLPPATVTQVSNAWQRIRDAGGKTVSLAQ is encoded by the coding sequence ATGAACCGAATTCTGCAGACGTGTCTCGCGATCGTTGCGTTCGCGGCCTTGCCGGGCCTCGCAACGGCAGCGGAGGTGACTGGGGCGGGCGCATCGTCGCCGCGGCAGGTCTATCTCAAATGGGCGGCGGCCTATGGCAAGGCGAGCGGCAATACGATCCGCTATCAGTCGATCGGATCGGGTGGTGGGGTGAAGGAAGTCGCGGCGAAGAGTGTGGACTTCGGCGCGTCCGACATCCCGCTGTCGGAATCGGAACTGGAGAAACGCGGGCTCTTGCAGTTCCCGGTGCTGATCGGCGCGGCGGTGCCCTTCGTCAATCTGCCGGGCGTGAAAGAGGGCGAATTGCGGCTGACCGGGCCACTGCTTGCCGACATCTTCCGCGGCCGCATCACCCGTTGGGATGACCCGCGCATCAAGGAAGTGAATAGCGTGTCGCTGCCGTCGATGTCGATCATCGTGGTGCATCGTGACGATGCGGCCGGTGTGTCTTTCCTGCTCACCCATTACCTTTCAAAAGTCAGCGAGGAGTGGCGCGGCAACCAGGGAACAGGCACTGCGGTGCAGTGGCCGACCGGCCTCGGCGGCAAAGGTGACGAAGGGGTCGCGACCTTTGTCGGGCGCCTGCCCGGCGCGATCGGGTACGCCGAATACGGGTATGCGCGCGCCAAGCACCTTGCCAGCGTCAGCCTGCAGAACCGCAGCGGGGCATTCGTCGTGGCGGACGAAAAGAGCCTCTCGGCGGCAGCGGCCGCCGCCGAGTGGGAAAAGAGCGCCTACGGCGAGGTGCTGAGTGACCAGGCCGCGCCGGATGCCTGGCCGATCAGCGGTGCCAGCTTTGTCTTAGTGCAGAAGTCGAGCGAGAAGGTCGGTCAGACGATCGCGGTGCTGAAGTTCTTCGAGTGGTCGTACGCGAACGGCGGAAAGCTCGCGCTCGAATCCGGCTATGTGCCGCTGCCCCCGGCAACCGTGACACAGGTCAGCAATGCCTGGCAGCGCATCCGCGATGCGGGCGGCAAGACTGTCTCGCTGGCGCAGTAG
- a CDS encoding CaiB/BaiF CoA transferase family protein: MWETSDIKPAVAPRKASRKKLAERGVPQPVAHGALSHIRVLDLSRVLAGPWATQLLGDLGAEVIKIERPGHGDDTRTYGPPWVKDEAGEETGLSAYYSCANRNKESITIDFTRPAGQALVRQLAEQSDVLVENFKVGTLARYGLDYATLAKINPRLIYCSITGFGQDGPYAERSGYDFLIQGMGGLMSITGAPNGTPTKVGVALTDVMTGLYASNAILAALAWRERSGEGQHIDLGMLDVQIAALANQASNYLATGVAPPRIGNAHPNIVPYDACPTADGHMILAVGNDAQFARFCMEAGTDWLADSRFGTNAARVKHRDILIPLVHEVTRTRSTAEWVSALEAAGVPCGPINDICQVFDDPHVRHRGMRVEIPHPQTGTVPVVRNPIRMSKTPATYRRPPPGLGSDTRELLERLLGKEADAIDALSRDRVI, translated from the coding sequence ATGTGGGAAACGAGCGACATCAAGCCCGCAGTAGCGCCCCGGAAAGCCAGCCGCAAGAAGCTGGCGGAACGGGGTGTCCCGCAGCCGGTGGCACATGGTGCCCTGTCGCACATTCGCGTGCTCGATCTGTCGCGCGTGCTGGCTGGGCCGTGGGCAACGCAGTTGCTCGGTGACCTGGGCGCCGAAGTGATCAAGATCGAGCGACCGGGCCACGGCGACGATACCCGTACCTATGGGCCGCCCTGGGTGAAGGACGAGGCCGGCGAAGAGACGGGTTTGTCTGCCTACTATTCGTGCGCAAACCGCAACAAGGAATCGATCACGATCGACTTTACCCGGCCTGCCGGTCAGGCGCTGGTGCGGCAACTCGCCGAGCAGTCCGACGTGCTGGTCGAAAACTTCAAGGTCGGCACGCTTGCACGTTACGGCCTGGATTACGCAACGCTGGCGAAGATCAATCCCCGCCTGATCTACTGCTCGATCACCGGCTTCGGGCAGGACGGCCCGTATGCAGAGCGGTCCGGTTACGACTTCCTGATCCAGGGCATGGGCGGCCTGATGAGCATCACCGGTGCGCCGAACGGCACGCCGACGAAGGTTGGCGTTGCCCTGACCGATGTGATGACCGGGCTCTACGCCAGCAACGCGATCCTCGCTGCGCTGGCCTGGCGCGAACGCAGCGGGGAAGGGCAGCACATCGATCTGGGCATGCTGGATGTGCAGATCGCCGCGCTCGCCAACCAGGCATCGAACTACCTCGCGACCGGTGTCGCGCCCCCGCGGATCGGCAATGCGCATCCGAACATCGTGCCCTATGACGCGTGCCCGACGGCCGATGGCCACATGATTCTGGCGGTGGGCAACGACGCGCAGTTCGCGCGTTTCTGCATGGAAGCGGGAACGGACTGGCTGGCAGATTCCCGCTTCGGTACGAACGCGGCACGGGTGAAGCACCGCGACATCCTGATCCCCCTGGTGCATGAAGTCACCCGCACACGCAGCACGGCTGAGTGGGTGAGCGCGCTCGAGGCAGCGGGCGTTCCTTGCGGGCCGATCAACGACATCTGTCAGGTATTCGACGATCCCCATGTACGCCACCGCGGCATGCGGGTCGAGATTCCGCATCCGCAAACCGGTACTGTGCCCGTGGTACGCAATCCGATACGGATGTCGAAGACGCCGGCGACATATCGTCGCCCACCTCCGGGGCTCGGCAGTGACACCCGCGAGTTGCTGGAGCGCCTGCTCGGCAAGGAAGCGGATGCAATCGATGCCCTCAGCCGCGATCGGGTGATCTGA
- a CDS encoding SDR family NAD(P)-dependent oxidoreductase: protein MPVRPTSPVPCTLITGASAGIGEALARCFAQAGHHLVLVARSRDKLRKLADELAQTHGIIAMVCVADLSRNDAANRLLATVKRRGFAVNVLVNNAGVLALGSFTRLAPETHQGLIDLNIAGLTAMLSAFLPGMVDRAAQGMAGRVLNVASIAAFQPVPALASYAASKAYVLSLSESLAEELRGSGVTVTALCPGITATDMLSGARDVSEQVSRIPEFLVGDVADVARQGFEACMAGEAICVPGVINRAAMLASRSTPKWLVRRVGGLLGRASF from the coding sequence ATGCCCGTACGCCCGACATCCCCTGTTCCTTGCACGCTGATCACCGGCGCATCGGCCGGTATTGGGGAAGCGCTCGCGCGTTGTTTCGCGCAGGCCGGCCATCACCTGGTGCTTGTCGCCCGCAGCCGCGACAAGTTGCGGAAACTCGCAGACGAGCTTGCGCAGACGCACGGCATCATTGCAATGGTCTGCGTGGCCGATCTGTCACGCAACGATGCGGCGAACCGCCTTCTGGCCACCGTCAAGCGCCGGGGCTTCGCAGTCAACGTGCTGGTCAACAACGCTGGCGTGCTGGCCTTGGGCAGTTTCACCCGCCTCGCACCGGAAACGCACCAGGGGCTGATCGACCTGAACATCGCAGGGCTGACGGCCATGCTGTCGGCCTTCCTGCCGGGGATGGTGGATCGCGCGGCACAAGGCATGGCGGGGCGGGTGCTGAACGTGGCGTCGATTGCCGCGTTCCAGCCCGTGCCGGCGCTGGCAAGTTACGCGGCAAGCAAGGCGTACGTACTGTCCTTGAGCGAATCGCTGGCGGAAGAACTGCGTGGATCGGGCGTCACAGTCACTGCGCTTTGTCCGGGTATCACCGCAACCGACATGCTCAGCGGGGCCCGGGACGTCAGCGAACAGGTGAGCCGCATTCCCGAATTCCTTGTGGGGGATGTCGCCGACGTTGCCCGTCAGGGCTTCGAGGCCTGCATGGCGGGCGAGGCGATCTGCGTTCCCGGCGTCATCAATCGTGCCGCGATGCTGGCCTCGCGCAGTACGCCGAAATGGCTGGTGCGCCGGGTCGGCGGCCTGCTGGGGCGAGCAAGCTTCTGA